One genomic segment of Parus major isolate Abel chromosome 10, Parus_major1.1, whole genome shotgun sequence includes these proteins:
- the PYGO1 gene encoding pygopus homolog 1 — translation MSAEQEKDPIALKRSRGGDSGLDGLGGPGVQLGSPDKKKRKANTQGSSFPPPSEYAPPPNPSSDHLVAANPFDDNYNTVSYKPLPSGNPYFSNPGYPGFGGYNTFRMPPHMLPRVSSPYGGSYSLRNQPHPLPQNPVGMGFSRPHSFSFGPHDNPGFGNQPPYSSGQMNQNVNMPAQHFRPNPGENFGHSGQIPHPDVPTNFGPGNNPNFPNSQLESNHSFVPPPNTYNQTKSSAQKQDFSQGASKASSQNTAAHQHHHRTEDVVSQGNSELKNVTRNNVVNQDNSHSNSADNTNAGHSNGTQSKSRQPRGTAEGCNSEKSSKTPLHPSRHGHSSSEPVYPCGICTHEVNDDQDAILCEASCQKWFHRICTGMTESAYGLLTAEASAVWGCDTCMADKDVQLMRTRETAGPPALNTEG, via the exons ATGTCAGCGGAACAGGAGAAGGACCCCATCGCGCTGAAGAGATCCCGAG GTGGTGACAGTGGATTGGATGGGTTAGGAGGACCAGGAGTTCAGCTTGGAAGCCCTGATAAGAAAAAGCGCAAAGCAAATACACAG gGGTCATCATTTCCTCCTCCATCTGAATATGCTCCACCACCGAACCCAAGTTCTGACCACCTTGTAGCTGCAAATCCATTTGATGACAACTATAATACTGTGTCTTATAAACCACTTCCTTCAGGAAATCCATATTTTAGTAATCCTGGTTATCCTGGCTTTGGAGGCTATAACACTTTCAGAATGCCACCTCACATGCTGCCCAGAGTGTCCTCACCATATGGTGGTTCTTACTCCCTCAGAAATCAGCCACATCCTCTTCCCCAAAACCCTGTTGGCATGGGTTTTAGCCGACCCCACTCTTTCAGCTTTGGTCCGCATGATAATCCAGGTTTTGGGAATCAACCGCCATATAGCAGTGGTCAGATGAATCAAAATGTCAATATGCCTGCTCAACATTTCAGGCCAAATCCTGGGGAGAACTTTGGCCATTCAGGTCAGATACCTCACCCTGATGTGCCAACTAACTTTGGTCCTGGAAACAATCCAAATTTTCCAAATTCTCAGCTAGAATCAAACCATTCTTTTGTTCCTCCACCAAACACGTACAACCAGACAAAATCATCAGCACAAAAGCAAGACTTTAGTCAAGGTGCAAGCAAAGCATCCAGCCAGAACACTGCTGCTCATCAGCATCATCATAGGACAGAGGACGTTGTGAGTCAAGGTAACAGTGAACTGAAAAACGTTACTCGAAACAATGTGGTAAATCAGGACAACAGCCATTCTAACAGTGCTGATAACACCAATGCTGGCCACTCAAATGGGACTCAGAGCAAGTCCCGCCAGCCTCGAGGTACTGCTGAAGGGTGCAACTCtgaaaagagcagcaaaacacCCCTCCATCCCAGTCGGCATGGACACTCGTCCTCTGAACCCGTCTACCCATGTGGAATTTGTACACATGAAGTCAATGATGACCAGGATGCCATCCTGTGTGAAGCCTCTTGTCAAAAATGGTTCCATCGGATCTGTACAGGCATGACAGAGTCAGCCTATGGCCTTCTCACGGCAGAGGCATCGGCAGTGTGGGGCTGTGACACTTGCATGGCAGACAAGGATGTGCAGTTAATGCGCACGAGAGAGACTGCAGGACCACCTGCACTGAACACAGAGGGCTGA
- the DNAAF4 gene encoding dynein assembly factor 4, axonemal isoform X3 — protein MPVWLREHSWRQTLSAVYLSLPLRGARATPANIFCSEQYLKVSIPPFLFEAILYAPIDDTNSTAKIGNGNIFFTLYKKEPAMWDSLTLANADKEKLQDLRENAVLKAHEKAKEETEAKKITKQENKKYALEATMKLEEAERKRIEDLKEKERQKIARELELWKNQQKDGDKYKSMQIKGALHQEIEPLKQRKNEKMNKTQIPNEGTSKTRLKSTKGDGSCSIFSQNLKEELLPAPRAAATIKVNFTPRVFPTALRESRVAEEEEWLHKQAEARRIINSDLSELEDLKEEEKNPDWLKDKGNKMFAMGDYLGAVNAYNLAVKLNNKLPVLYLNRAACHLKLRNLHKAIEDSSKALELLTPPVPDNKNARVKAHVRRGTAFCQLELYTEGLQDYEAALKIDPRNKNIEKDAEKIRHLIQGTVHSS, from the exons ATGCCGGTGTGGCTGCGGGAGCACAGCTGGCGCCAGACCCTCTCCGCCGTGTATCTCTCGCTGCCCTTGCGCGGCGCCCGGGCCACCCCCGCCAACATCTTCTGCAGCGAGCAGTACCTGAAG gTAAGCATCCCTCCCTTTCTATTTGAAGCCATTTTATATGCTCCTATTGATGACACAAATAGCACAGCAAAGAttggaaatggaaacattttcttcactttgtaTAAAAAAGAACCTGCCATGTGGGATTCCCTAACTCTAGCAAATG ctgacaAGGAGAAGCTACAAGATCTGAGAGAGAATGCTGTTCTAAAAGCCcatgaaaaggcaaaagaggagacagaagcaaaaaaaattacaaaacaggaaaacaaaaaatatgctTTGGAGGCCACAATGAAG CtagaggaagcagaaagaaaaagaattgaagatctgaaagaaaaggagaggcaGAAGATTGCTAGAGAGTTGGAGTTATggaaaaaccaacaaaaagatGGTGATAAATACAAGAGCATGCAAATAAAGGGAGCATTACATCAAGAAATAGAGCcattaaaacagagaaaaaatgaaaaaatgaacaaaactcaGATTCCTAACGAAGGAACTTCTAAGACCAGACTCAAATCCACAAAAG GTGATGGTTCCTGTAgtatattttcacagaatttaaagGAAGAACTGTTACCAGCTCCCCGAGCTGCTGCTACAATTAAAGTCAACTTTACACCACGAGtttttcccacagctctgcGAGAATCTCGTGttgcagaagaggaggag TGGCTACATAAACAAGCAGAAGCTCGAAGAAtaataaattctgatttatcTGAGCTGGAAGATTtaaaagaagaggagaagaatCCAGATTGGTTAAAGGATAAAGGAAA CAAAATGTTTGCAATGGGAGACTACCTTGGGGCTGTAAATGCATATAACCTTGCAGTGAAGCTGAACAATAAACTTCCCGTGCTGTACCTGAACCGTGCTGCTTGCCACCTTAAACTGAGAAATTTACACAAAGCTATCGAAGATTCCTCTAAG GCACTGGAACTGTTGACACCACCTGTTCCTGATAATAAGAACGCTCGAGTGAAAGCCCATGTGAGACGAGGAACAGCGTTTTGTCAGCTGGAATTATACACTGAAG GTCTTCAGGATTATGAAGCAGCTCTCAAGATTGatcctagaaataaaaatatagaaaaagatGCTGAGAAGATTCGACATCTAATTCAAGGAACAGTGCACagttcttaa
- the DNAAF4 gene encoding dynein assembly factor 4, axonemal isoform X1, producing MPVWLREHSWRQTLSAVYLSLPLRGARATPANIFCSEQYLKVSIPPFLFEAILYAPIDDTNSTAKIGNGNIFFTLYKKEPAMWDSLTLANADKEKLQDLRENAVLKAHEKAKEETEAKKITKQENKKYALEATMKLEEAERKRIEDLKEKERQKIARELELWKNQQKDGDKYKSMQIKGALHQEIEPLKQRKNEKMNKTQIPNEGTSKTRLKSTKGDGSCSIFSQNLKEELLPAPRAAATIKVNFTPRVFPTALRESRVAEEEEWLHKQAEARRIINSDLSELEDLKEEEKNPDWLKDKGNKMFAMGDYLGAVNAYNLAVKLNNKLPVLYLNRAACHLKLRNLHKAIEDSSKALELLTPPVPDNKNARVKAHVRRGTAFCQLELYTEGSFPLFCRTL from the exons ATGCCGGTGTGGCTGCGGGAGCACAGCTGGCGCCAGACCCTCTCCGCCGTGTATCTCTCGCTGCCCTTGCGCGGCGCCCGGGCCACCCCCGCCAACATCTTCTGCAGCGAGCAGTACCTGAAG gTAAGCATCCCTCCCTTTCTATTTGAAGCCATTTTATATGCTCCTATTGATGACACAAATAGCACAGCAAAGAttggaaatggaaacattttcttcactttgtaTAAAAAAGAACCTGCCATGTGGGATTCCCTAACTCTAGCAAATG ctgacaAGGAGAAGCTACAAGATCTGAGAGAGAATGCTGTTCTAAAAGCCcatgaaaaggcaaaagaggagacagaagcaaaaaaaattacaaaacaggaaaacaaaaaatatgctTTGGAGGCCACAATGAAG CtagaggaagcagaaagaaaaagaattgaagatctgaaagaaaaggagaggcaGAAGATTGCTAGAGAGTTGGAGTTATggaaaaaccaacaaaaagatGGTGATAAATACAAGAGCATGCAAATAAAGGGAGCATTACATCAAGAAATAGAGCcattaaaacagagaaaaaatgaaaaaatgaacaaaactcaGATTCCTAACGAAGGAACTTCTAAGACCAGACTCAAATCCACAAAAG GTGATGGTTCCTGTAgtatattttcacagaatttaaagGAAGAACTGTTACCAGCTCCCCGAGCTGCTGCTACAATTAAAGTCAACTTTACACCACGAGtttttcccacagctctgcGAGAATCTCGTGttgcagaagaggaggag TGGCTACATAAACAAGCAGAAGCTCGAAGAAtaataaattctgatttatcTGAGCTGGAAGATTtaaaagaagaggagaagaatCCAGATTGGTTAAAGGATAAAGGAAA CAAAATGTTTGCAATGGGAGACTACCTTGGGGCTGTAAATGCATATAACCTTGCAGTGAAGCTGAACAATAAACTTCCCGTGCTGTACCTGAACCGTGCTGCTTGCCACCTTAAACTGAGAAATTTACACAAAGCTATCGAAGATTCCTCTAAG GCACTGGAACTGTTGACACCACCTGTTCCTGATAATAAGAACGCTCGAGTGAAAGCCCATGTGAGACGAGGAACAGCGTTTTGTCAGCTGGAATTATACACTGAAG GATCATTTCCTCTGTTCTGCAGAACACTTTAG
- the DNAAF4 gene encoding dynein assembly factor 4, axonemal isoform X2, translating into MWDSLTLANADKEKLQDLRENAVLKAHEKAKEETEAKKITKQENKKYALEATMKLEEAERKRIEDLKEKERQKIARELELWKNQQKDGDKYKSMQIKGALHQEIEPLKQRKNEKMNKTQIPNEGTSKTRLKSTKGDGSCSIFSQNLKEELLPAPRAAATIKVNFTPRVFPTALRESRVAEEEEWLHKQAEARRIINSDLSELEDLKEEEKNPDWLKDKGNKMFAMGDYLGAVNAYNLAVKLNNKLPVLYLNRAACHLKLRNLHKAIEDSSKALELLTPPVPDNKNARVKAHVRRGTAFCQLELYTEGLQDYEAALKIDPRNKNIEKDAEKIRHLIQGTVHSS; encoded by the exons ATGTGGGATTCCCTAACTCTAGCAAATG ctgacaAGGAGAAGCTACAAGATCTGAGAGAGAATGCTGTTCTAAAAGCCcatgaaaaggcaaaagaggagacagaagcaaaaaaaattacaaaacaggaaaacaaaaaatatgctTTGGAGGCCACAATGAAG CtagaggaagcagaaagaaaaagaattgaagatctgaaagaaaaggagaggcaGAAGATTGCTAGAGAGTTGGAGTTATggaaaaaccaacaaaaagatGGTGATAAATACAAGAGCATGCAAATAAAGGGAGCATTACATCAAGAAATAGAGCcattaaaacagagaaaaaatgaaaaaatgaacaaaactcaGATTCCTAACGAAGGAACTTCTAAGACCAGACTCAAATCCACAAAAG GTGATGGTTCCTGTAgtatattttcacagaatttaaagGAAGAACTGTTACCAGCTCCCCGAGCTGCTGCTACAATTAAAGTCAACTTTACACCACGAGtttttcccacagctctgcGAGAATCTCGTGttgcagaagaggaggag TGGCTACATAAACAAGCAGAAGCTCGAAGAAtaataaattctgatttatcTGAGCTGGAAGATTtaaaagaagaggagaagaatCCAGATTGGTTAAAGGATAAAGGAAA CAAAATGTTTGCAATGGGAGACTACCTTGGGGCTGTAAATGCATATAACCTTGCAGTGAAGCTGAACAATAAACTTCCCGTGCTGTACCTGAACCGTGCTGCTTGCCACCTTAAACTGAGAAATTTACACAAAGCTATCGAAGATTCCTCTAAG GCACTGGAACTGTTGACACCACCTGTTCCTGATAATAAGAACGCTCGAGTGAAAGCCCATGTGAGACGAGGAACAGCGTTTTGTCAGCTGGAATTATACACTGAAG GTCTTCAGGATTATGAAGCAGCTCTCAAGATTGatcctagaaataaaaatatagaaaaagatGCTGAGAAGATTCGACATCTAATTCAAGGAACAGTGCACagttcttaa